A region of Micropterus dolomieu isolate WLL.071019.BEF.003 ecotype Adirondacks linkage group LG01, ASM2129224v1, whole genome shotgun sequence DNA encodes the following proteins:
- the rnd3a gene encoding rho family GTPase 3a: MKERRSCQKLSLKSGMDPSQSVKCKIVVVGDSQCGKTALLHVFAKDCFPESYVPTVFENYTASFEIDTQRIELSLWDTSGSPYYDNVRPLSYPDSDAVLICFDISRPETLDSVLKKWKGEIQEFCPNTKMLLVGCKSDLRTDLSTLVELSNHRQTPVSYDQGSSMAKQISAPYIECSAQQSENSVRDIFHVATLACINKNNKNVKRSKAARGNKRISHMPGRPDLAAVASDLRKDKAKSCSVM; the protein is encoded by the exons ATGAAGGAGAGACGCTCGTGTCAGAAATTATCTCTGAAATCCGGCATGGATCCCAGTCAGAGTGTGAAGTGTAAGATAGTGGTGGTGGGAGACAGCCAGTGCGGGAAGACTGCCCTGCTTCACGTGTTCGCCAAGGACTGTTTCCCCGAG AGCTACGTCCCCACAGTGTTTGAAAACTACACAGCCAGTTTTGAAATCGACACGCAGAGGATTGAGCTCAGTTTGTGGGACACCTCAG GATCCCCGTACTACGACAATGTGAGGCCTCTCTCCTATCCGGACTCTGACGCTGTCCTCATCTGCTTCGACATCAGCCGCCCTGAAACGCTCGACAGCGTACTGAAAAAG TGGAAAGGAGAGATCCAGGAGTTTTGTCCCAATACTAAAATGCTGTTGGTTGGTTGTAAGTCAGACCTGCGCACCGACCTGAGCACACTGGTGGAGCTTTccaaccacagacagacaccagTCTCTTATGACCAG GGTTCCAGCATGGCCAAGCAGATCTCGGCGCCCTACATCGAGTGCTCGGCTCAGCAGTCGGAGAACAGCGTCAGAGACATTTTCCACGTGGCCACACTGGCTtgcatcaacaaaaacaacaaaaacgtCAAGCGTAGCAAGGCCGCCCGCGGCAATAAGAGGATTTCACACATGCCTGGCAGGCCTGACCTGGCGGCTGTGGCCTCGGACCTCCGGAAGGACAAAGCCAAAAGTTGCTCGGTCATGTGA